In one Gadus morhua chromosome 15, gadMor3.0, whole genome shotgun sequence genomic region, the following are encoded:
- the ndst2a gene encoding bifunctional heparan sulfate N-deacetylase/N-sulfotransferase 2: protein MVGAAAGVWRLVRGMRQLELHRLVLVLIFFCLLSMACLAYYVSNNPKIKEAPPMPFSDCGGGPGLAAAPGGASTEGGPGGQRAPLYLPPRNGRLRMVKAVDTSRAEPVVLVFVESVYSQLGQEIVAILESSRFRYRTEIAPGKGDMPTLTLHNRGRYALVIYENLLKYVNLDAWNRDLLDKYCAEYGVGVIGFFKANENSLHSAQLKGFPLFLHSHLGLRDYRINPGAPLLYVTRPNQVEQGPLPGDDWTVFQSNHSTYEPVLLASAKAADAQAFAAPPSSLNGAGRNLHATVVQDLGLLDGVQRVLFGNNLNYWLHKLIFVDAIAYLTGRRLCLTLERHILVDVDDIFVGKEGTRMKVSDVEALLNTQNKLRSLVPNFTFNLGFSGKFFHTGTDEEDEGDDMLLKHRRELWWFPHMWSHMQPHLFHNVTVLAEQMRLNMLFAQEHGIPTDMGYAVAPHHSGVYPVHSQLYEAWKTVWAIQVTSTEEYPHLRPARYRRGFIHSGIQVLPRQTCGLFTHTIFYNEYPGGSKELDKSIRGGELFLTVLLNPISIFMTHLSNYGNDRLGLYTFESLVKFVQCWTNLRLQTLPPIQLAEKYFQIFPQERDPLWQNPCHDKRHKDIWSKEKTCDRLPKFLVIGPQKTGTTALHSFLSLHPAITSSFPSPVTFEEIQFFSGPNYDNGIDWYMDFFPFPSNVSTDFMFEKSANYFDTELVPKRAAALLPRAKILAVLISPSDRAYSWYQHQRAHRDPAALNNTFHAVVTAGPQGPRDVLALQRRCLRPGTYAAHLERWLQHYQPSQMHMVDGSLLRSNPALVMEAIQRFLGISPTFNYTQALVFDETKGFWCQKTEGGRPKCLGKSKGRKYPEMNAETRAFLAEYYREHNTELLRLLNRLGQSQPGWLREELQGTSRS from the exons ATGGTGGGCGCCGCCGCGGGCGTCTGGAGGCTGGTGCGCGGCATGCGCCAGCTGGAGCTGCACCGGCTGGTCCTGGTGCTCATCTTCTTCTGCCTGCTCTCCATGGCCTGCCTGGCCTACTACGTCTCCAACAACCCCAAGATCAAGGAGGCCCCGCCCATGCCCTTCAGCGACTGCGGCGGGGGGCCGGGCCTGGCGGCGGCGCCGGGCGGGGCCAGCACGGAGGGCGGGCCGGGCGGCCAGCGGGCCCCCCTGTACCTGCCCCCCCGTAACGGCCGCCTGCGCATGGTGAAGGCGGTGGACACGTCGCGCGCCGAGCCCGTGGTGCTGGTGTTCGTGGAGAGCGTCTACTCCCAGCTGGGCCAGGAGATCGTGGCCATCCTGGAGTCGAGCCGCTTCCGCTACCGGACGGAGATCGCCCCGGGGAAGGGCGACATGCCCACGCTGACGCTGCACAACCGCGGCCGCTACGCGCTGGTCATCTACGAGAACCTGCTCAAGTACGTCAACCTGGACGCCTGGAACCGCGACCTGCTGGACAAGTACTGCGCGGAGTACGGCGTGGGCGTGATCGGCTTCTTCAAGGCCAACGAGAACTCCCTGCACAGCGCGCAGCTCAAGGGCTTCCCGCTCTTCCTGCACTCGCACCTGGGCCTGCGGGACTACCGCATCAACCCCGGCGCCCCGCTGCTGTACGTCACGCGGCCCAACCAGGTGGAGCAgggcccgctgccgggcgacgACTGGACCGTGTTCCAGTCCAACCACTCCACCTACGAGCCCGTGCTGCTCGCCAGCGCCAAGGCGGCCGACGCGCAGGCGTTCGCGGCGCCGCCCAGCTCGCTGAACGGCGCCGGCCGGAACCTCCACGCCACCGTGGTGCAGGACCTGGGGCTGCTGGACGGGGTCCAGCGGGTCCTGTTCGGGAACAACCTCAACTACTGGCTCCACAAGCTGATCTTCGTGGACGCCATCGCCTACCTGACGGGGCGCCGGCTGTGTCTGACCCTGGAGAGGCACATCCTGGTGGACGTGGACGATATCTTTGTGGGCAAGGAGGGGACGCGCATGAAGGTGTCCGACGTGGAG GCCTTACTGAACACTCAGAACAAGCTGAGGTCCCTGGTTCCCAACTTCACTTTCAACCTGGGCTTTTCCGGGAAGTTCTTTCACACAG GGacggacgaggaggacgagggcgaCGACATGCTACTGAAGCACCGGCGGGAGCTGTGGTGGTTCCCCCACATGTGGAGCCACATGCAGCCCCACCTGTTCCACAACGTCACCGTGCTGGCAGAGCAGATGAGGCTCAACATGCTGTTCGCCCAG gAGCACGGGATCCCCACTGACATGGGCTACGCGGTGGCACCCCACCACTCGGGGGTGTACCCGGTCCACAGCCAGCTGTACGAGGCCTGGAAGACGGTGTGGGCCATCCAGGTCACCAGCACCGAGGAGTACCCCCACCTGCGACCCGCGCGCTACCGCCGCGGCTTCATCCACAGCGGCATACAG gtgctgcCCCGCCAGACGTGCGGTCTGTTCACACACACCATCTTCTACAACGAGTACCCCGGGGGGTCCAAGGAGCTGGACAAGAGCATCAGGGGGGGCGAGCTCTTCCTCACTGTGCTCCTCAACccg aTCAGCATCTTCATGACCCACCTGTCCAACTACGGCAACGACCGGCTAGGCCTGTACACCTTCGAGTCCCTGGTGAAGTTCGTCCAGTGCTGGACCAACCTCAGGCTGCAGACCCTGCCCCCCATCCAGCTGGCCGAGAAGTACTTCCAGATCTTCCCCCAGGAACGGGATCCTCTGTGGCAG AACCCGTGTCATGacaagagacacaaagacaTCTGGTCCAAGGAGAAGACCTGCGACAGACTCCCCAAGTTCCTCGTCATCGGGCCCCAGAAAACAG GCACCACGGCCCTCCACTCGTTCCTGAGCCTCCACCCAGCCATCACCAGCTCCTTCCCCAGCCCCGTCACATTCGAGGAGATCCAGTTCTTCAGCGGGCCAAACTACGACAACGGCATCGACTG gtaCATGGacttcttccccttcccctccaacGTCAGCACGGACTTCATGTTCGAGAAGAGCGCCAACTACTTCGACACGGAGCTGGTGCCCAAGCGGGCCGCCGCCCTGCTGCCCAGAGCCAAGATCCTGGCCGTGCTCATCAGCCCCTCGGACCGGGCCTACTCCTGGTACCAG CACCAAAGGGCGCACCGCGACCCGGCTGCCCTGAACAACACCTTCCACGCGGTGGTGACGgccggcccccaggggccccgcgACGTCCTGGCCTTGCAGAGACGCTGCCTCAGGCCCGGGACCTACGCAGCACACCTGGAGCGCTGGCTGCAGCACTACCAGCCCAGCCAG atgCACATGGTGGATGGCTCTCTGCTACGCTCCAACCCCGCACTGGTGATGGAGGCCATTCAGAGGTTCCTGGGGATCAGCCCCACCTTCAACTACACCCAGGCCCTGGT gTTCGATGAGACCAAGGGCTTCTGGTGTCAGAAGACGGAGGGCGGCCGGCCCAAGTGTCTGGGGAAGAGCAAGGGGAGGAAGTACCCCGAGATGAACGCTGAG ACGCGAGCCTTCCTGGCAGAGTACTACCGAGaacacaacacagaactccTCCGGCTGCTGAACCGgctcggccaatcacagcccggcTGGCTGAGGGAAGAGCTCCAGGGGACCAGTAGAAGCTGA